TTCGTCACAAAGATCGAGGAACGCTTGGGCAATAGCAGGCTCGGAACGCCACAGCCTGTTGAAGTTTGCCACTGTGGCAGCGACAGCCGCAGGGTCGCTATCCTCGGCCAGGTCAGCCAGAAGAGGACCCACCATCGCGCTAAGGCGTCGTCCGAGGGCGCCAGCCTGCACGTCAATCTCATGCCTCAAGGATTGGCGATTCTTCTTGGGAAACCCAGAATTCCACGACAATGGCTCAGCAGCCTGAGCGTACTCACCAAGCTCCGAAACCGCTTCACCGAGCGTGTACGGCGCTACAGCTCGATGTGGGAGCGGCAAGACTTGGGCGACCGCCAGCATCCACCCGCTGACATCTGCCTTCCGTTGGACTCCCACCATGCCTTCTCCAATCGTAGAACGCTCATTTTTGCACCTTCTGCGCAGACTATTCGTATCGGGCCCGGCGATTACCTCTGCAAAGCAAGACAGCGCGTAAGCCGATCGGCCACCGGGTACTTTCCCGCTGGCCACGATGCAGCACCCGGTCATTGCGCAAGTACCAGATGCGCCTGCTACGGGGCGACGGGCCCGAGCTATTCCTCCTCGCCTAGCGCCGATCTATTCGGTGGAGAAATCGTCATCCTCGTAGCTCTTAACTACCCACCACATTGCCTCGAGCGCAGCATCGATGCCCCGGGAGCCCGCATGCGCCAACTCCTCAACTGCTCGGTCCATCGCTTCGTCAAAGTTGTGAGGTGGGATCATTCAGTGATCCTCACACAAGCGAGTCGACAAGCGGAAGGGTCGTTCGCGCCCTGAGCAGCTTCTCCTCTCGGGCGCCTAAAAAACTGCCTGTTCTACCTATTCCGATCCGAGGTACTGAACACGCGCTATCACCGAACTTGAGGAGGACGCACATTTGAAACAGAGTTACCGCCAGGGTTTCTCGCATCGATGCCGGCATGCACCTGGTATTGGTATCGGCTCGAAACTAGTTAGATATCTAACTGATATCAGTATCAAACTGACACAAAGAATGATCGCCGCTGCTGGAGGCTAAAACTAGACACGGGCAGAGCGAATAGCAACAAATAGGGCGATGGATCGCGGCGGTGTCGGGCGATTTTGTTCGCGGAATCAAACCGCGAGAGAAGCGTGGAATTGAGCTGTAGGTGGCGGCCATGCGCGGCGCTAGGCGGCTCTTCGCGCCAGTCGTTACACCTGCGCCGGCAACCGGATGCCACGAGATGCTGCGAGATGGGAACTATAGAGGGACGACCAATCCCAATTTCCTACTTCGCCGCCGAACCGGCCCTGTCAGAATGAACCCGTGGATACACCGTCGTTCGTATTGTCAATCTCTGGGATCGCTGTCAGCGCTGCGGGCGTGATCATCGCTCTGGTCATCGCAAAACGCCAAACTGCTGAATCAGGCGTGCAACAGGAAGTCCTCATTGAAGTCTCAGACCTCACGCGAGAGAACGCTCTTGTGCTGGGCGAGCTTCGTGACCGAACCATTGCTGCCGACCCCTCCATCGAAGAGGGGCCGGATGCTGAACCGGACGCAGATTTACCAGCGAATGCGCAACCGCTGATCGACGAGCTGAAAGCACGTGGGGCGAAACTCGATTTCGAACGTTTGAAGTGGAGAAAGAAAACGACCAAGCCGCCGACAAGAGGCAACTACGGATGGTTCGTACATAGCGACGCTGACGGCGAACGTTGGTTTGTACATTCCGGCCGCACCACTTCTGCACGTCGGGCAGTGCCGATGGAGCGCATCGAAGCTTGGGAACAGAATACCCCTGGGGTCTCACCGACTGATATTCGCCTCGACTACCGCATCGGCTCTGGGAAGGGCAGTCATGCCTGGTACATCGAAACCTACGACGGACGCACCTTCAAACTGTCTAAGGGCGGTGCGGGCGTCAGTGGAGTAACTGTCACGCAGGTCGACACCGACTGAGGCGAACGGGGAACCACCTCGGATCCCTTGGGGATGGCACACGAACAAGAACACCAACGATCTGGTTCGCGAGAATTCCCGAAGGGAACCGAGAACACGGGGCATCAGCCGTACCCGACCGCGATCGCGGACGAGATGAACAAAGGGCCAAAATCAACCCTCGAGTTCCTTACATCGCGGGGATCCTTTAACCGGTTAATATAGGCTGCCAAGACTTATCACCGCCTGGTCATACAGGCTGGAAAACCTGCATTCACTTCTGTCTCCGTTACACCGCTACCCACTGAAACACGTCACTGGTTACATTTGTTGACTACTTGAATCGAATTACTACGCACCGACATTCTTTTTACTTAGCCTTAAAAAGTAACGTGCGTGGATTTCCCACGCCCCTCAATGAAGCAATTACGTCAGGTGCTCTGCCATATGAAAATCATCGCTATCGCTGCTGGAAAAGATCATGCCCTCGCTCTCACAGAATGGGGGACAGTTATCAGCTGGGGGAACGCCCCAGAAGCACCTGAAGGTCTTGGCAATGTGAAATCGATTGCAGCCGGCGCACACACGAGCCTGGCGCTATTAGACGATGGCACTGTTGTCGGATGGGGTGCAACGGCGGTACCCCAGGGACTATCCGGAGTAGTGCAAGTTCTGGCAGGTGGAAGCTACTGTTTTGCAGTGCTGGATGACGGTCACGTCGTAGGGTGGAAGAAAATGTCTTTCTTCGATCCAGCTGTCGAAGATCGTTGGGACTTCGAAAATCCACCAGCTTCAGTTTCAAAGAGCGGCGGATTTGCCTTAGCACTTGATCCTCACGGGCGCGTTTCGATTCACGAGCTTGGAGGATTCCTACACGGACTCGCGCCAGAAGTACCTGAAGCTTTGCAGACAGGAATCGTGCAGGTTGCTGGGGGGTTTGCACACGGCCTGACTTTGTCCGACAAGGGTGTCGTCGCCACCTGGGGTGAAGAAAAACAACTTTCGTCCTCTGACCTTGGAGTTCCCCTAGATCTCTGCAACGTGAAAGCAATTGCAGCGGGGGGCGCTTTCAGTCTCGCACTTAGAGAAGATGGCACAGTCGCCGCCTGGGGTTACAACGATTTTGGCCAAACAGACATCCCCGAGGGTCTGCACGGGGTGACTGCGGTTGCAGCGGGAACTCATTTCGCGTTGGCTCTCTGCGCGGATGGAAAGGTTGTGGCCTGGGGGCGAAAGGACCATAACCAGTCGCAGGTGCCCACGGAAATCGCTGGCGAGTCAGCACTTTCTGCTGAGAGCGGTGATCTGAGACCGATAGTCCTGAACCGGGAGCTTCGACCAACGTTTCTGATCTCAAGCGGCGCACCTCACGAGAAAACCGAGATGACCTTAACTCAAGTGCCTAACGGTGAGACTGCGATGCGTAAGGTTAAGCAGCTTTCGTCGCTATTGGAACTTGCATCGCGATCTCCCCACTACTTTGCCGAACAGCACGATTACGGACGCGATCTTGGAATCGCCTGGAACAACTACGCGGCAAGGAAGATATTGGAGGGTGACTACTCTGGTGTTCTTGATGCGTTTAGCGAAGCAGACAGAGCATTCCGCGAGATTCCAAGTTCACCGGCAGAAGACGGCAAACGCCACTGGGAGCTCTTAGAGTGCTTGCCCATCTCGCGTGCTGTGCTGAGAGTGAACATCGCCATAGCACTCCTTAAATTAGACCAGCCAGAGCAGATTCCGCAGTTTCTTTCCGAAGCCAGGGGGCTTCTCAGGGAAGGTCCTTCCGACTGGATAACCCTGGTGACTGCGGCTGTGAGCAAAATCGAGGAAGTAACCGAAGAAAGGCTCAACCCGTCTTCGCAGCCGCCAACGCCCTCTCAGTCCGCTGACGGCGGCTGTTACATTGCGACTGCAGTGTATGGTTCATACGAGGCTCCTGAGGTTCTGTCGTTGCGTGCATTTAGAGATCAGCATCTCCTAACCAACGCGTCTGGCCGACTGCTCGTGCGAATCTATTACTGCATCAGCCCTTCCCTCGCTTCGCTTCTTCACAACCGATCAGCATTGAACAAAGCCGCAAGACGTTTCCTTGATGGGATAGTTCGAAGGATCTCCTCCCCAGCCGCTTCTGATTAGGCTTTTCCTGCAAACCGTGTCGCAAACCCATGGGTTACGAGACGGATAGGCTACGTGACAACGGAACGCTCAGCGAGTCCCGCACAAGCGCCCGTTAGCCGATCCGTCAGCGGGCTGCGCCTGGCGCATACGTTTCGCGACGCGTGCGCACTGCGCCTACTTCGGGTCATAGAGGAGAGTCGTGTGGATCTGATCGCTAGTTGGCGGTTTTCTGTGATCGCTTGGCGGCGTTAGTTGCCGATGACGAGGATGCTGGCGGCCGCTTCGATGACGTCGTCGGTGATGGTCTCGAGTTGGTTGATTTTGAGCACCCGTGTGATTTGAGGGAAGAGGCGTTCGAGAAGCCGGAAGTTGCCGCGCGTGATGCGCTCGATCGCGGCGATGGCTTGTGCGTCGGTGAAGTCATCGGGGTCGAGGGTGCGCCCGAGGCGTTTCCAGTGTCGGTCGAGGACGAACAGCAGTTCTTCGCGGCCCAGTGCCCGGTAGCGGTGTGAGAACCCGAGTCGGGAGTACAGCTGGGGGTAGTGACGGAAGCGCTGGTCAATGCCGGGCATGCCGATCAGGATGATCGCCAACTGGTGGCGGTCGTGGTGATCGCGGAGCAGTTCGAGCGCGGTCGGGGTCAGGCGCTCGGCCTCGTCGATGATCAGCAGCTCGACCCACCTGGTGATGTCGCCAACGTGGGCGCCGGCGACTTTGCCGATACTGCGCTGGTGTTCGTCGACGCAGCTCCCGAGCCTGATTTGGAAGTGCTCGATCTCGCGCATGAGTTGTCTGTGCCGAGGCAGGACCTCCGGGGTGTAGAACACGGTGCGGGTGCGATTGGCGGCGGCGTAGTGTTTTGCGTCGTCGTCGGTGCGGGGACCCCATTCGGTAATGAAGGGCTCCAGAGTGTCCCAGTGGGCGTAGCGGCGGGCCGATAGGGTCTTGCCGACTCCGGCGTCGCCGTGACAGATGCCGATCGTGTGTTCTTTGCGCACGGCGGTGGCGAATTCGATGAAGCGGCGGTGTTCCTTGGTGACGATGAAGTCCTTGGTCATCATTCATCCTCTTCGTAGGTGCGCAGCTTCGACCGCCGGATGGCAGGTGCGGTGGTGCGGGGTTTCTCGCGGTCGGCGATGCGGGGGATGCGGTCGTTGAGGTCCTTGCGCAGTTGCCGGCGGCGGGCCCGGCGTGCGGTCTCGATCTCGCGCAGGCTCAGCCGCTGGTTCGGGTGTGCCTCGTCGATGGCGACGCAGACGAAGGTGTCGTGGTCGTAGACGCGGATCTCGGAGACATCGCGCGGGTCGTAGCGGATCGTGACCGGTCGGCCGACGAACGGCGCCAGGGTCGGTGAGAGGTAGCGCTGGCCTTGGAAGTGGATGCCGTCGCGCTGGACCGTGCGATGTTTGGGCACCGTCAGCAGCAGTCCGTCGAGTTCGTCGAGAGTCTCGGGCATGCGCGGCAGCCACCCGTCTGCGATCCAGGCCGTTTTCGGGCTCGTCCCGATCTCTCGATGGGTTCGCTCGTTGTATACCGTGATGAACCCGCCGATCGCCTGATCAAGAGCAGCAAGATCCAGCGATGGTTTCGGCTTCGTCCCGGCTGCGAGGTAGCCGGGCAGGGTGGAGAGGAGCTCGGTGTTCAGTGTGCCGAAGAAGCGTTCGATCTTCCCCCGGCCCTGCGGGCGGCCGATGGTGGAGAAGATCATCCGGATCTTCAGGGCGGCGGCGGCGTATTCGAGATGGTGGCTGGTGAAGTCGCTGCCGTGGTCGATGTGGAGGACATCGGGGATGCCGCACATCGCCCACGCGGGCTCTTCCTTGCGCCAGATCGCCTGCCGCAGCGCCAGTGCCGTGTTCATCGCCGAGGGAGCGCCGGTGAAGACCATGTACCCGCAGATCGCGCGGGAGTAGTCGTCGATCACGGTGGTCAACCAGGGCCGCTCCGGTGTGCTGTTCGCGCCGGTGATGAGGATGTCGAGTTCGGTGTGGTCGGCCTGCCAGGTCGCGTTCGGTCGCTCGGCGCGGTGACGGAACACGAGTTCGTGGCGATCGCGGTAGGCAGTCGGCCCGTCCAGCGCGAGTGTCACCAGCGCTGGATCCAGCGCGCCGACGATGTTGCGCACTGTCGCGTAACTCGGGGCTGGATGGTCCAAGCGTTCAGCTTCGGCGACCGTGAGCCGGTGCAGCGCGGCGATGCTCGGACGGGGGCGGGTCAGCGCGAGGCGCTCGACGAATGCGACGAGTTCGGTCGGTGTACGCCGGGTGCCGGCGTCTGTCCGACGCTGTGGTTCGAGGGCGGCGATACCACCGGACTTGTAGAGGTGGTGCCAGCGTTCCAGGGTGCGCAGGGCGGTGCCGGTCTCCCTGGCCAGGGCTGTCAGCGGGATGTCGTCCTCGACGTGCAGTCGAAGGATCCTCCACCGGTCCAGCCCGTCCATCTCACACCTGTTCGGACACCGCGTCGCGAACGCGGGCGGCCTGCTGGTGGCGATAGAGCGTCGCGCGGGACCAGCCGACCAAGCGGGCGGCGGCTTCGGCGGTCCGTCCTTTCGCACGAGCGTCTTCGGCGATCACGAGTTTCTCCGCGATCACGTCCGGGTCGACCGGAGGTCGACCGAAACGGGTGCCGTTCTGCTTCGCCGCGGCGATACCGGCATTGACTCTTTCGGTGATCAGCTCGCGCTCGTACTCGGCCAGGGTGGCGAGCATCCCGAGCATCATCCTGCCCGACGAGGTCTCCGGATCGATGCTGTCCGAGATCGACCGGATCTTCACCCCTCGCTCGCGCAGCAGGTTGACGGTGTTGAGGACATCGATCAGGGACCGACCGAGCCGGTCGATCCGCCAGACCACCACGGTGTCACCGTCCTGGGCGTAGTCGAGGAGGCGCTTCATGCCGGGACGCTCCGCTGCGGTCCTGCTGCCCGAGGTCACATCGGAGAACACGTCCCGCTTCTGCACTCCGGCACCGACCAGCGCATCCACTTGCAACTGTGCGTCCTGACCGGCGGTGCTCACACGTGTGTATCCCAGAAGCCTCATACCTCAAGCATGACTCACAAACCCATAGAAGGCACGGTCCTGAGGCAGTCTCCGATAAGACGACTTCACGAGACACACGCGAGGGCCTTCCCGCGCAGGAAGAGCACATCGATCGGACCACTCTTCTGACGTCTCATAAAGCTGTACTTTTCTGAGGCGCGCTACCCAACCGATTCGATGGGTTAGCGTGAGTCGTTGGTTCTCGCGCCGGTCTGCACGAGTGCTCAAAGCCGCTTGCACGGGCACGTACCTCCATTGGCCGAACGTCGTGTGTGCTGCGTCGCTGATCACCGCTATTCACGAGCCCCCGACGCCGGGCGTTGGCGCTCGTGCTCACGCGTTGCGTGGCAGGTGATTGGCGTGTCATTCACTCCCGGCGAAGTACTGAGGCGAGGTAGCGTCCTGTGACGCTCTCGGGGTTCTCCGCGATCTCGTCCGGGCGGCCGGTGGCGACGATGCGGCCGCCGGACGTACCGCCGCCCGGGCCCAGGTCGATCACGTAGTCGGCGTTGGCGATCATGTCGAGGTCGTGCTCGATGATGATCACGGTCGCACCGGTTTTCAGGAGCTGGTCGAGAACGCCAAGGAGCACTCGGATATCCAGCGGGTGCAGGCCGACGGAGGGCTCGTCGAGGATGAAAAGGGTCCCGGCGTGCTTTCGGCCGAGTTCGGTTGCGAGTTTGAGCCGCTGCGCCTCGCCGCCGGACAGCGCCGGAGTGTCTTCGCCGAGGGTCAAGTAGCCGAGACCGAGCGTGACGAGAGTTTGGAGCTTCTTCTTCACGCGGGGGCGGTCGGCAAGCATGTCGGCAGCGTCCGCGACGGGGGTGGAGAGGAACGCGGGCAGGCTCCGGTCGCCCTGCGCGGTGGAGATTCGGATGGCGTCGGCGTCGGGTCGGTAGCGGGTGCCGTTGCAGTCTGGGCAGGGGATGCCGACATCCGGGAGGAATTGGACATCGAGCATGATCTGCCCGGTGCCTTCGCATCGCGGGCACCTGAGCGAGCCGGTGTTGTAGGAGAAGTCGGCAGGTGCCAGGCCGTTCCCACGCGCGGCCGGGGTGTCTGCGAAAGCGCGACGAAGTTCGTCAAGGACGCCGCTGTAGGTTGCCACGGTGGAGCGCACATTGGTGCCGATCGGGGTGGCATCGACAACGTTGGCGGTTTCCAGGCCGGCAGCGTCCAGGCTGCGGACGTGCGAGGGCATCGGATCGCCGCCGTGGGCTGCGGCGATGGCGGGGACGAGGCTGTCGAGTACCAGCGTGGTCTTGCCCGACCCCGACATGCCGGTCACTGCGGTGAGCCGCCCCTTCGGGATGCGGACGTCGAGGGCGTGGACGGTGTGCACTGCAGATGTTTCGAGTCGCACCGTTCCCTCGGCGAACACCTCCGACTCGCTGGCGCGGTTCCTCATGATGATGTCCGCGCGTCCGGCGAGGTAGTCGCCGATCAGGGAGGCGGGATCGGCACTGATCTGTGGAATGGTTCCCTGTGCGAGGACCGTTCCTCCCGTTGCACCGGAGCCTGGTCCGATCTCGATCATCCAGTCCGCTTCACGCAGCACCTGGACATCGTGGTCGACCAGGACGACAGAGTTTCCGTCGTCGAGGAGGTCGCGCATTACTCCGATGAGGCCGTCGATGTTCGCCGGATGCAGGCCGATCGACGGTTCATCGAGGACGTAGAGGACCCCGGTGGTTTCGTTGCGCACGGCCCGGGAGAGTTGTACCCGCTGACGTTCCCCGGTGGATAGTGTTGAACTGGCGCGGTCGAGGGTGAGGTACCCGAGGCCCAATTGCACCAGGCGCCGGCCCATCGCGGCGAACTGGTCGGCGATGAGTGACGCCATCGGCTGCAGGTCGGAGTCGACTGTGCTCGGGATGGTCAATACCCAGGAGAGAACCTCGTCAAGGTCCTTCTGTGTCGCGTGAGCGAGGTTGATGCCGTCGACCTCGCTTCCGAGCGCCTGGTTTGACAGTCGGGTGCCGTGGCACGACGGGCAGGTGTGTGTGGTGATGAACCGGTTGACGCGGACGAGTCCCGCTTCGCTGGTCGCATTGTCGATGGCCTCGCGCACGGCCTGCCTGGCGTTGCGGTAGGTGAAGTTCAGGTCGAAAAGCTTTCCCGTTTTCGACGGAACTCGGATCTCCCGCTTCACGGCGGGGCCATCCATGACGATGAGCCGTTCCTTCTCGGTCAACTCGCTGTAGGGCACGTCGATGCGCACACCGAGCTCGGCGGCGACCTGTGGCATCACGGAAAGCCCGAACATGCCCCACGGAGCCACCGCTCCACCGTCGATCGTCTTCGAGGGATCGGGGACAAGGGTGTCATCGTCGATGTCGCGCACCGTGCCCGTTCCCGTGCAGACAGGGCAGGCGCCGTCCGAGTTGAAGGCGAGCGATTCGGCGCCGGGCGGGTAGAAGATGGCGCCGCACACGGGGCAGACCAGGTCCTTGTTGGCGGCGACGTCGATAGTCGGAGCAAGGCGATGCCCGTTCGGACACAGGTGAGAACCCAGGCGGGAGAACATCACACGCAGCACATTCAGCAACTCGGTCGATGTCCCGAACGTGGACCGAACGCTCGGCACGCCGAGCCGTTGCCGCAGCGCCAGGGCAGCGGGTA
This genomic stretch from Leucobacter sp. CX169 harbors:
- a CDS encoding CFI-box-CTERM domain-containing protein, which gives rise to MDFPRPSMKQLRQVLCHMKIIAIAAGKDHALALTEWGTVISWGNAPEAPEGLGNVKSIAAGAHTSLALLDDGTVVGWGATAVPQGLSGVVQVLAGGSYCFAVLDDGHVVGWKKMSFFDPAVEDRWDFENPPASVSKSGGFALALDPHGRVSIHELGGFLHGLAPEVPEALQTGIVQVAGGFAHGLTLSDKGVVATWGEEKQLSSSDLGVPLDLCNVKAIAAGGAFSLALREDGTVAAWGYNDFGQTDIPEGLHGVTAVAAGTHFALALCADGKVVAWGRKDHNQSQVPTEIAGESALSAESGDLRPIVLNRELRPTFLISSGAPHEKTEMTLTQVPNGETAMRKVKQLSSLLELASRSPHYFAEQHDYGRDLGIAWNNYAARKILEGDYSGVLDAFSEADRAFREIPSSPAEDGKRHWELLECLPISRAVLRVNIAIALLKLDQPEQIPQFLSEARGLLREGPSDWITLVTAAVSKIEEVTEERLNPSSQPPTPSQSADGGCYIATAVYGSYEAPEVLSLRAFRDQHLLTNASGRLLVRIYYCISPSLASLLHNRSALNKAARRFLDGIVRRISSPAASD
- a CDS encoding AAA family ATPase, coding for MTKDFIVTKEHRRFIEFATAVRKEHTIGICHGDAGVGKTLSARRYAHWDTLEPFITEWGPRTDDDAKHYAAANRTRTVFYTPEVLPRHRQLMREIEHFQIRLGSCVDEHQRSIGKVAGAHVGDITRWVELLIIDEAERLTPTALELLRDHHDRHQLAIILIGMPGIDQRFRHYPQLYSRLGFSHRYRALGREELLFVLDRHWKRLGRTLDPDDFTDAQAIAAIERITRGNFRLLERLFPQITRVLKINQLETITDDVIEAAASILVIGN
- a CDS encoding Mu transposase C-terminal domain-containing protein; its protein translation is MDGLDRWRILRLHVEDDIPLTALARETGTALRTLERWHHLYKSGGIAALEPQRRTDAGTRRTPTELVAFVERLALTRPRPSIAALHRLTVAEAERLDHPAPSYATVRNIVGALDPALVTLALDGPTAYRDRHELVFRHRAERPNATWQADHTELDILITGANSTPERPWLTTVIDDYSRAICGYMVFTGAPSAMNTALALRQAIWRKEEPAWAMCGIPDVLHIDHGSDFTSHHLEYAAAALKIRMIFSTIGRPQGRGKIERFFGTLNTELLSTLPGYLAAGTKPKPSLDLAALDQAIGGFITVYNERTHREIGTSPKTAWIADGWLPRMPETLDELDGLLLTVPKHRTVQRDGIHFQGQRYLSPTLAPFVGRPVTIRYDPRDVSEIRVYDHDTFVCVAIDEAHPNQRLSLREIETARRARRRQLRKDLNDRIPRIADREKPRTTAPAIRRSKLRTYEEDE
- a CDS encoding recombinase family protein, which gives rise to MRLLGYTRVSTAGQDAQLQVDALVGAGVQKRDVFSDVTSGSRTAAERPGMKRLLDYAQDGDTVVVWRIDRLGRSLIDVLNTVNLLRERGVKIRSISDSIDPETSSGRMMLGMLATLAEYERELITERVNAGIAAAKQNGTRFGRPPVDPDVIAEKLVIAEDARAKGRTAEAAARLVGWSRATLYRHQQAARVRDAVSEQV
- a CDS encoding excinuclease ABC subunit UvrA, coding for MTSSQPTSITVRGARVHNLKNIDVDVPIGRLVAIAGVSGSGKSSLALGVLYAEGSRRYIEALSTYTRRRMSHATRATVDSVQHVPAALALRQRLGVPSVRSTFGTSTELLNVLRVMFSRLGSHLCPNGHRLAPTIDVAANKDLVCPVCGAIFYPPGAESLAFNSDGACPVCTGTGTVRDIDDDTLVPDPSKTIDGGAVAPWGMFGLSVMPQVAAELGVRIDVPYSELTEKERLIVMDGPAVKREIRVPSKTGKLFDLNFTYRNARQAVREAIDNATSEAGLVRVNRFITTHTCPSCHGTRLSNQALGSEVDGINLAHATQKDLDEVLSWVLTIPSTVDSDLQPMASLIADQFAAMGRRLVQLGLGYLTLDRASSTLSTGERQRVQLSRAVRNETTGVLYVLDEPSIGLHPANIDGLIGVMRDLLDDGNSVVLVDHDVQVLREADWMIEIGPGSGATGGTVLAQGTIPQISADPASLIGDYLAGRADIIMRNRASESEVFAEGTVRLETSAVHTVHALDVRIPKGRLTAVTGMSGSGKTTLVLDSLVPAIAAAHGGDPMPSHVRSLDAAGLETANVVDATPIGTNVRSTVATYSGVLDELRRAFADTPAARGNGLAPADFSYNTGSLRCPRCEGTGQIMLDVQFLPDVGIPCPDCNGTRYRPDADAIRISTAQGDRSLPAFLSTPVADAADMLADRPRVKKKLQTLVTLGLGYLTLGEDTPALSGGEAQRLKLATELGRKHAGTLFILDEPSVGLHPLDIRVLLGVLDQLLKTGATVIIIEHDLDMIANADYVIDLGPGGGTSGGRIVATGRPDEIAENPESVTGRYLASVLRRE